In one Lolium rigidum isolate FL_2022 chromosome 3, APGP_CSIRO_Lrig_0.1, whole genome shotgun sequence genomic region, the following are encoded:
- the LOC124702669 gene encoding uncharacterized protein LOC124702669 isoform X1: MGKRARGQFAICPQFVIPLTLRSRFSPAAAPNPRIGRGSELLVPPASYRQVSMVFTHDKDADFFNPLSYGNLRGLEDSNQSASFTEMNSGDASSDSNFTGLGKENIFNNSDEFNFGNADLKDGSPVYAEDFSFSWLSDSHYQSSALDHGKRSVSDINPCQIACKRPRQTEENTWLNSFEEHPFNIAAETSASALADGYVETREQELIHARSATTVCGTSSSIHYPKGGQPIGEESLYGPDWITYFPDYFEDCGPAVGYNHVDDIEAPLHEYIPRKGVMIGPDHQADVPEWRPRVFMHVHGGSSSCSDVVQTSVSTSESAPLDEDSESDKWIKHTVISMASCSNPAGMVGDCKTDCECSDEGSIRCVRQHVMEAREGLRRSLGQDQFQELGLCEMGEDIDQRWTYEEEQLFQRVVFSNPVSLGKNFWDYLPHALPSKTSKELVSYYFNVFMLRKRALQNRSDMLHVDSDDDEFAAEPLETEQESEDSAVESPVHVHSMSNFEYTEDVHEESEGEQFHESSFPDNMIDNDQTHLETNPENIVVDVDIRDESCTSFESQHNGAHDSNSVQCADC; the protein is encoded by the exons ATGGGGAAAAGGGCACGAGGCCAATTCGCGATTTGCCCCCAATTCGTGATTCCCCTCACTCTCAGGTCAAGATTCAGCCCCGCCGCTGCCCCGAATCCCCGAATTGGTCGCGGATCCGAGCTGCTCGTACCACCGGCTTCCTATCG GCAGGTTAGTATGGTGTTCACGCACGACAAGGATGCTGACTTCTTTAACCCTCTTTCCTATGGTAACCTGAGGGGACTAGAGGACTCTAACCAGTCGGCTTCATTTACTGAAATGAATTCAGGAGATGCTTCCTCCGATTCAAATTTTACAG GTCTTGGAAAGGAGAACATATTTAACAACTCTGACGAATTCAACTTCGGAAATGCTGATCTTAAGGATGGTTCTCCGGTCTATGCTGAGGATTTCAGTTTTTCTTGGCTCTCAGACAGCCATTATCAATCTTCCGCACTGGACCATGGCAAGCGATCTGTTTCTGATATCAATCCATGCCAAATTGCTTGCAAACGCCCAAGGCAAACAGAGGAAAACACCTGGTTAAATTCCTTCGAAGAACACCCCTTCAACATAGCTGCTGAGACATCTGCTTCAG CTTTAGCTGATGGATATGTTGAGACTAGGGAGCAGGAACTCATCCACGCACGTAGTGCTACCACAGTTTGTGGTACTAGTTCATCCATTCATTATCCTAAGGGTGGACAGCCCATTGGAGAGGAAAGTTTATATGGACCTGATTGGATTACTTATTTCCCTGACTATTTCGAAGATTGTGGGCCAGCCGTTGGATATAACCATGTTGATGACATTGAAGCGCCTTTACATGAATACATTCCTAGAAAAGGGGTGATGATTGGACCTGACCACCAGGCTGATGTTCCAGAGTGGAGGCCCCGAGTTTTTATGCATGTTCATGGTGGTTCTAGTTCTTGTTCTGATGTAGTACAAACTTCTGTTTCCACATCGGAATCTGCTCCTTTGGACGAAGATAGTGAAAGTGATAAGTGGATTAAGCATACTGTCATTTCAATGGCGTCCTGTTCAAATCCTGCTGGTATGGTTGGAGATTGCAAAACAGATTGTGAGTGTAGTGACGAGGGTTCTATACGGTGTGTAAGACAGCATGTTATGGAAGCAAGAGAAGGCCTCAGAAGAAGCTTGGGACAGGACCAGTTCCAAGAGTTAGGTCTTTGTGAAATGGGAGAGGATATTGATCAGAGGTGGACATATGAGGAGGAGCAGCTGTTCCAAAGGGTTGTTTTCTCTAATCCGGTTTCCTTGGGAAAGAACTTCTGGGATTACCTTCCACATGCATTACCTAGTAAGACTAGCAAGGAGCTTGTCAGCTACTATTTTAACGTCTTCATGCTACGGAAGAGAGCCCTGCAGAACAGGTCAGACATGTTGCATGTGGACAGTGATGATGATGAGTTTGCTGCCGAACCTTTGGAAACTGAGCAGGAAAGCGAAGATTCTGCAGTTGAGTCGCCTGTACATGTACATAGCATGTCCAATTTTGAGTACACAGAAGATGTTCATGAAGAATCTGAAGGAGAGCAGTTCCATGAATCTTCCTTCCCTGACAATATGATAGACAATGACCAAACACACCTGGAAACAAATCCAGAGAATATTGTGGTAGATGTAGACATCCGGGATGAGTCATGCACATCATTTGAGAGCCAACATAATGGAGCTCATGATTCTAACAGTGTTCAGTGTGCTGACTGCTGA
- the LOC124702669 gene encoding uncharacterized protein LOC124702669 isoform X2: MVFTHDKDADFFNPLSYGNLRGLEDSNQSASFTEMNSGDASSDSNFTGLGKENIFNNSDEFNFGNADLKDGSPVYAEDFSFSWLSDSHYQSSALDHGKRSVSDINPCQIACKRPRQTEENTWLNSFEEHPFNIAAETSASALADGYVETREQELIHARSATTVCGTSSSIHYPKGGQPIGEESLYGPDWITYFPDYFEDCGPAVGYNHVDDIEAPLHEYIPRKGVMIGPDHQADVPEWRPRVFMHVHGGSSSCSDVVQTSVSTSESAPLDEDSESDKWIKHTVISMASCSNPAGMVGDCKTDCECSDEGSIRCVRQHVMEAREGLRRSLGQDQFQELGLCEMGEDIDQRWTYEEEQLFQRVVFSNPVSLGKNFWDYLPHALPSKTSKELVSYYFNVFMLRKRALQNRSDMLHVDSDDDEFAAEPLETEQESEDSAVESPVHVHSMSNFEYTEDVHEESEGEQFHESSFPDNMIDNDQTHLETNPENIVVDVDIRDESCTSFESQHNGAHDSNSVQCADC, from the exons ATGGTGTTCACGCACGACAAGGATGCTGACTTCTTTAACCCTCTTTCCTATGGTAACCTGAGGGGACTAGAGGACTCTAACCAGTCGGCTTCATTTACTGAAATGAATTCAGGAGATGCTTCCTCCGATTCAAATTTTACAG GTCTTGGAAAGGAGAACATATTTAACAACTCTGACGAATTCAACTTCGGAAATGCTGATCTTAAGGATGGTTCTCCGGTCTATGCTGAGGATTTCAGTTTTTCTTGGCTCTCAGACAGCCATTATCAATCTTCCGCACTGGACCATGGCAAGCGATCTGTTTCTGATATCAATCCATGCCAAATTGCTTGCAAACGCCCAAGGCAAACAGAGGAAAACACCTGGTTAAATTCCTTCGAAGAACACCCCTTCAACATAGCTGCTGAGACATCTGCTTCAG CTTTAGCTGATGGATATGTTGAGACTAGGGAGCAGGAACTCATCCACGCACGTAGTGCTACCACAGTTTGTGGTACTAGTTCATCCATTCATTATCCTAAGGGTGGACAGCCCATTGGAGAGGAAAGTTTATATGGACCTGATTGGATTACTTATTTCCCTGACTATTTCGAAGATTGTGGGCCAGCCGTTGGATATAACCATGTTGATGACATTGAAGCGCCTTTACATGAATACATTCCTAGAAAAGGGGTGATGATTGGACCTGACCACCAGGCTGATGTTCCAGAGTGGAGGCCCCGAGTTTTTATGCATGTTCATGGTGGTTCTAGTTCTTGTTCTGATGTAGTACAAACTTCTGTTTCCACATCGGAATCTGCTCCTTTGGACGAAGATAGTGAAAGTGATAAGTGGATTAAGCATACTGTCATTTCAATGGCGTCCTGTTCAAATCCTGCTGGTATGGTTGGAGATTGCAAAACAGATTGTGAGTGTAGTGACGAGGGTTCTATACGGTGTGTAAGACAGCATGTTATGGAAGCAAGAGAAGGCCTCAGAAGAAGCTTGGGACAGGACCAGTTCCAAGAGTTAGGTCTTTGTGAAATGGGAGAGGATATTGATCAGAGGTGGACATATGAGGAGGAGCAGCTGTTCCAAAGGGTTGTTTTCTCTAATCCGGTTTCCTTGGGAAAGAACTTCTGGGATTACCTTCCACATGCATTACCTAGTAAGACTAGCAAGGAGCTTGTCAGCTACTATTTTAACGTCTTCATGCTACGGAAGAGAGCCCTGCAGAACAGGTCAGACATGTTGCATGTGGACAGTGATGATGATGAGTTTGCTGCCGAACCTTTGGAAACTGAGCAGGAAAGCGAAGATTCTGCAGTTGAGTCGCCTGTACATGTACATAGCATGTCCAATTTTGAGTACACAGAAGATGTTCATGAAGAATCTGAAGGAGAGCAGTTCCATGAATCTTCCTTCCCTGACAATATGATAGACAATGACCAAACACACCTGGAAACAAATCCAGAGAATATTGTGGTAGATGTAGACATCCGGGATGAGTCATGCACATCATTTGAGAGCCAACATAATGGAGCTCATGATTCTAACAGTGTTCAGTGTGCTGACTGCTGA
- the LOC124695790 gene encoding zinc finger protein ZAT4-like: MDDVVVLTTSSTRHSCKVCGKGFPCGRSLGGHMRSHALAEVAAAAAADEETTDSDEDDERRWIQDGAARPSIVGAGGAGYGLRENPKKTRRLSRSPGADDVDDDEYDQELSPCRPVFGHVRSHAPANGGYSDDEDVRVEGPEAEDMLIRTEAAVVMAGPAPRRRRRSMRVPALPPPREVFDKEPEDVAMCLIMLSRDTGGLWGKEEKGSTKKARNGFYHDSAGSDDNSALLRYADAEIAKHGKKRKAASSAYASGEKRGRYECPGCGRAFQSYQALGGHRASHKRINSNCCTTKVLLDQPEPSVETTASFSTPSTPDADDAYGAVAAVKAKKAIKFECPICFKVFGSGQALGGHKRSHSIAGELYDRNHADAVIADTEQSLIAARFLDLNLPAPGAED, from the coding sequence ATGGACGATGTGGTCGTGCTCACTACTAGCTCCACACGGCACAGCTGTAAGGTCTGCGGGAAGGGCTTCCCCTGCGGCCGATCACTCGGCGGCCACATGCGCTCCCACGCGCTCgccgaggtggcggcggcggcggcggcagacgaAGAAACCACCGATTCTGACGAGGACGACGAGCGGCGCTGGATACAGGACGGCGCCGCTCGTCCCTCTATCGTGGGAGCGGGTGGCGCCGGGTATGGGCTGAGGGAGAACCCCAAGAAGACGCGCCGGCTCTCAAGGTCCCCAGGTGCTGACGACGTCGACGATGACGAATATGACCAGGAGCTGTCGCCATGCCGACCGGTGTTCGGCCACGTGCGCAGCCATGCACCGGCCAATGGCGGTTATTCTGACGACGAAGACGTCAGAGTGGAGGGGCCGGAGGCGGAGGACATGCTGATCCGTACTGAGGCGGCGGTAGTGATGGCGGGGCCGGCGCCCAGGCGGAGACGGCGCTCGATGCGCGTGCCGGCGCTCCCGCCGCCACGCGAAGTGTTCGACAAGGAGCCGGAGGACGTCGCGATGTGCCTCATCATGCTGTCGCGCGACACCGGCGGCCTGTGGGGCAAAGAGGAAAAGGGCAGCACGAAGAAGGCCAGGAATGGCTTCTACCACGACTCCGCCGGCTCCGACGACAACTCGGCCCTTCTCCGATACGCCGACGCCGAGATCGCAAAGCATGGCAAGAAGAGGAAGGCCGCCTCTTCTGCCTACGCCAGCGGCGAGAAGCGTGGCCGGTACGAGTGCCCCGGGTGCGGCAGGGCGTTCCAGTCCTACCAAGCGCTGGGCGGCCACCGCGCCAGCCACAAGCGCATCAACAGCAACTGCTGCACTACCAAGGTCTTGCTCGATCAGCCGGAGCCCAGCGTCGAGACTACAGCCTCGTTCAGCACGCCCTCGACGCCGGATGCCGACGACGCTTATGGAGCGGTGGCTGCCGTGAAGGCAAAGAAGGCGATCAAGTTCGAGTGCCCGATCTGCTTCAAGGTGTTCGGCTCGGGGCAGGCGCTCGGAGGGCACAAGCGATCTCACTCGATAGCCGGTGAGCTCTACGACCGCAACCACGCCGACGCTGTCATTGCCGACACGGAGCAGTCCTTGATCGCGGCCaggtttcttgatctcaatctgccAGCTCCAGGAGCCGAGGATTAA